DNA sequence from the Rubrivirga sp. SAORIC476 genome:
CGGCTCGATCCAGGTCGCGCGCCGTCTCGGACAGAGCCCGGCCTACCTGCAGGGCGGGCTCGTGATCTCCAGCGGGACCGAGACCATCGGGTCCGAGAGCCAGTTCTTCCTCGGGGGACGCCTCAGCGCCGAGATCGTGCGCTACCCCACCGACCGGGGCGCGATCCTGGGGCTGGGCGTCTACGGGTCGCGGCTGTTCGGGTCGGCACTGTACCCGCGCGACGCGGGCGTGGCGCTGACGCTCGGCCGCCAGTTCTAGCTCCCCCGCCTCGGCACCGAGGCGGGGGCGTCACTCGCTACGCCGCTGCGGGTGGGAAGAGCGAGTAGATGGTCGCCACCGGGGCCGGCTCCGGCGCACGCTCCTCCGCGACCGGCCGCGCGGCGAGCTGGGCCACCTGCCGACGGATGCGGCGGCTGCGGCGTCGCGACGCGCGGTTCAGGATCGAGTTGAGCTGGAGGCGGATCGCCTCGACGGTGCGGGGCCCGATGCCGTCGAGACCGAGGAGGCGGCCGTCGTGCGCGGCGCGCTCCAACTCGGCGAACGAGCGGATGCCGAGGTCGTCGACGAACCGCCGCGCGAGGCGCGGGCTGACGCCCGGGAGGGTCGCCAGGAGCGCGACCGGGTCGTCGGCGCGGAGGAGGCGATCGCGCAGACCGATGCGGCCCGTCTCGATGTAGTCTGCGATGTGGCGGCCGATGGCGACGCCGATGCCCGGCAGCGCGCGGAGCGCCGCGATGCCGCCCTCTCCATAGAGACGCACGACAGGCTCGTCGAGGTCACGCACCAGTGCGGCGGCCTGGAGGTAGGCCTGGACGCGGTACGGGTTGGGCTCCCCACGCCGGAGGAGCACCTCGGCCATCTGATCGAGGGCGTCGGCGAGTTCGATGTTGGTCGGTCCGATGGGAGTCATGATGTGCGAGGTCAATGTGGCTCAATCTCGCAACCGGCAGTGCCACCGGTTTGTCACACCAAACGCCCCGACTGAATCGGCTTCTCGAGCTGCCCAGGCCCGATTCGAACCTCCCCCCCGCTCACTCGAACTGTGCTCGGAAAGCGGTCATCTCGGCGCGCAGGCGCTCGACTTCCGCCTCCAGTTCGGCGACCCGTTCGGCCAGCGTCGCCCCCCCCGCGACGGGCAGCGCGTCCGTCTCGGCCTGCTCGTCGGGGGGCGCCACGTCGATGTCCCCCGAGAGCAGATGCGCCACGCGGTCGGCCGACTGGCCTGGCTCCCGCGGCAGGCGAACCACGAGGGGCTCGTCGCGGTCGGCGAGCATCCACAGCGCCTCCTCGGCGTCGTCCACGCTGGCGAAATCGGCGAGGCGGGACGTCCGGGTGCGGATCTCACCGGGCGTCTGCGGGCCGCGCAGCATCAGCACGGCCAGTGCGGCCAGTTCTCTGCGCGACAGGTCGAGCGCCCGGTCCAGCGTGTGGCGGAACTTGGCGACGCGGTGTCCGGCCCCGGCCGTCGTCCCGGCCAGCCCACGGCGCATCAGCCGCTCCGCCGCGTCCCGGACCTCGCGCTCGGAGTACGCCGTCACCGGGTCACGGGATGACTTCTGGTTGCACGCCGCGACGAGGCTGTTGAGCGTAAGGGGGTAGTGGTCGGGCGTGGCGAGGGCCTTTTCGGCGAGCGCGCCCGCGACGCGGGTTTCGATGGGGTCGAGCGTGGGGCGAGACATGGAGCGTGGAGCGTGGAGCGTGGAGCGTGGAGCGTGGAGCGTGGAGCGTGGAGCGAAGGTGAGCCCGTTCGCTGCGATCGGCAAGCACGAAGCGGAGCGCCTCCCCGGCAGCGGGGACGCCCGGCCCGAGCGGACCCGGCATTATGCGACTCTCCCTCCTCCGGTTCTGATGCGCACGATCCTGTTCTCCGCCCTTCTCGCCACGCTCGCGCTCGGCTGCGACAGCACCG
Encoded proteins:
- a CDS encoding YceH family protein gives rise to the protein MSRPTLDPIETRVAGALAEKALATPDHYPLTLNSLVAACNQKSSRDPVTAYSEREVRDAAERLMRRGLAGTTAGAGHRVAKFRHTLDRALDLSRRELAALAVLMLRGPQTPGEIRTRTSRLADFASVDDAEEALWMLADRDEPLVVRLPREPGQSADRVAHLLSGDIDVAPPDEQAETDALPVAGGATLAERVAELEAEVERLRAEMTAFRAQFE
- a CDS encoding helix-hairpin-helix domain-containing protein; this encodes MTPIGPTNIELADALDQMAEVLLRRGEPNPYRVQAYLQAAALVRDLDEPVVRLYGEGGIAALRALPGIGVAIGRHIADYIETGRIGLRDRLLRADDPVALLATLPGVSPRLARRFVDDLGIRSFAELERAAHDGRLLGLDGIGPRTVEAIRLQLNSILNRASRRRSRRIRRQVAQLAARPVAEERAPEPAPVATIYSLFPPAAA